One stretch of Numenius arquata chromosome 8, bNumArq3.hap1.1, whole genome shotgun sequence DNA includes these proteins:
- the LOC141466999 gene encoding cytochrome P450 2J2-like, whose translation MELRFWPNLVSFLEKLSGRTLLVVLVVFLLIIDLLKKRRPRNFPPGPQLFPLVGTFVDFKQPLHLALQKLTGRYGNIFSVQFGSLTFVVVNGYQMVREALVHQAEIFTDRPNIPLLQEIFRGFGLISSNGHIWRQQRKFAAATLKSIAVSFEEKVQEESRYLVETIEEEKGQPFDPHYKINSAVSNIICSITFGNRFDYHDNRFQELLHSLAETLLLMGSFWGQLYNAYPLIMRWMPGPFRKIFRHWEKLQHFVKGVIAKHKEDLDQAEAGDYIDYYLKEIEKFKGDTSSYFHEENLLCSTLDLFLTGTETTATAIRWALLYMAAYPDIQEKAQLEIDTVIGQSRQPTMADKENMPYTSAVLSEVLRMGNVVPLGVPKMSTSDTTLAGFHLPKGTTLMTSLTSIMFDKNVWETPDTFNPEHFLENGQYRRREAFLPFSAGKRACPGEQLARTELFIFFTALLQKFTFQVPAATTLSFAFTLSLTRCPKPFQIQALPRD comes from the exons ATGGAGCTTCGGTTTTGGCCTAATTTGGTTTCTTTCTTGGAAAAGCTGAGTGGGCGGACACTCTTGGTGGTTCTGGTTGTATTTCTTTTGATTATTGACCTTTTGAAAAAGAGGCGTCCCAGGAATTTCCCTCCAGGGCCACAGCTCTTTCCTCTTGTGGGAACCTTTGTGGACTTTAAGCAGCCCCTCCATCTTGCGCTGCAGAAG CTTACTGGTCGGTATGGGAACATCTTCAGCGTGCAGTTTGGAAGTCTGACTTTTGTGGTAGTCAACGGGTACCAAATGGTGAGAGAAGCTCTTGTCCACCAGGCTGAAATATTTACAGACCGGCCAAATATTCCACTTCTCCAAGAAATATTTAGAGGCTTTG GGCTCATATCATCAAATGGGCATATATGGAGGCAGCAGAGAAAGTTTGCTGCAGCAACACTGAAAAGCATTGCTGTGAGTTTCGAGGAAAAAGTGCAAGAGGAGAGCCGGTACCTTGTGGAGACAATCGAGGAGGAGAAAG GGCAACCATTTGACCCTCATTACAAAATTAATAGCGCTGTTTCGAACATCATCTGTTCCATAACTTTTGGGAACCGCTTCGACTACCATGACAACCGTTTCCAGGAATTACTGCACTCACTGGCTGAAACGCTGCTGCTCATGGGAAGTTTCTGGGGCCAG CTGTATAATGCTTATCCTTTGATCATGAGATGGATGCCAGGACCCTTTAGGAAAATCTTCAGGCACTGGGAGAAGCTTCAGCATTTTGTGAAGGGAGTGATCGCAAAGCACAAGGAAGATCTGGACCAGGCCGAGGCAGGAGATTATATTGACTATTACctgaaggaaatagaaaaa TTTAAGGGTGACACCAGCTCATATTTCCATGAGGAAAACCTACTGTGCTCCACTCTGGACCTCTTCTTAACTGGGACTGAGACAACAGCAACCGCCATCCGCTGGGCTCTGCTCTACATGGCCGCGTACCCCGACATTCAAG AGAAAGCGCAGCTCGAAATCGACACGGTGATTGGCCAGTCCCGCCAGCCCACCATGGCTGACAAGGAGAACATGCCATACACCAGCGCGGTGCTGAGTGAGGTCCTGCGGATGGGCAACGTCGTACCGCTGGGGGTGCCCAAGATGTCCACCAGCGACACCACCCTGGCAGGCTTCCACCTGCCCAAA GGCACCACCCTGATGACCAGCCTGACTTCGATAATGTTCGACAAAAACGTGTGGGAGACTCCAGACACCTTTAATCCTGAACATTTCCTGGAAAACGGCCAGTACAGGAGGCGGGAGGCTTTTCTGCCCTTCTCTGCAG GCAAGCGGGCTTGTCCCGGGGAGCAGCTCGCCAGGACCGagctcttcatcttcttcacagCCCTCCTGCAGAAGTTCACCTTCCAGGTGCCGGCGGCCACCACGCTGTCTTTCGCCTTCACGCTCAGCCTCACACGTTGCCCCAAGCCCTTCCAGATCCAAGCGCTGCCTCGCGACTGA